One region of Rhodophyticola sp. CCM32 genomic DNA includes:
- the gshB gene encoding glutathione synthase, translating into MKIAFQMDPIDRVDINADSSFRLAEEAQARGHALFFYTPDRLAYQEGRVTARGWPLWVQRVQGDHFSLGEEVEIDLADWDVIWLRQDPPFDMGYITTTHLLDRVHPGTLVVNDPFWVRNYPEKLLVLDFPDLTPPTTIARDLETLKAFKARHGDIILKPLYGNGGAGVFRLTPEDRNLNSLHELFSGINREPLIAQKFLPDVSAGDKRIILVDGEPVGGINRVPAAGETRSNMHVGGRPEKTGLTERELEICARIGPLLREKGQVFVGIDVIGGWLTEINVTSPTGIQELERFDGMNIAEKIWQAIEARCAAE; encoded by the coding sequence CTGAAAATCGCCTTTCAGATGGATCCGATTGACCGGGTCGATATCAATGCCGACAGCAGTTTTCGCCTTGCGGAAGAGGCACAGGCGCGCGGGCATGCGTTGTTTTTCTACACGCCGGACCGGCTTGCCTATCAGGAAGGCCGGGTTACCGCGCGTGGATGGCCATTGTGGGTGCAGCGCGTTCAGGGGGATCATTTTTCTCTTGGCGAAGAGGTTGAGATTGATCTGGCCGATTGGGATGTGATCTGGCTGCGTCAGGATCCGCCTTTCGACATGGGCTATATCACCACCACACATCTGCTGGACCGGGTTCATCCGGGCACATTGGTGGTGAATGACCCGTTCTGGGTGCGGAATTATCCTGAAAAGCTGCTGGTGCTGGATTTCCCCGATCTGACGCCGCCCACAACCATCGCCCGGGATCTGGAGACGCTGAAAGCCTTCAAGGCGCGCCATGGCGACATCATCCTGAAACCGCTTTACGGCAATGGTGGCGCCGGGGTGTTTCGCCTGACACCGGAAGACCGGAACCTCAATTCCCTGCATGAGCTGTTTTCCGGCATCAACCGGGAGCCATTGATCGCCCAGAAATTCCTGCCCGATGTCAGCGCCGGGGATAAACGGATCATTCTGGTGGATGGTGAACCTGTGGGTGGCATCAACCGGGTGCCTGCCGCAGGGGAGACACGTTCGAACATGCATGTGGGCGGGCGACCCGAGAAAACCGGACTGACCGAGCGGGAGCTGGAAATCTGTGCCCGGATCGGGCCGCTCCTGCGCGAGAAGGGGCAGGTTTTTGTGGGCATCGACGTGATCGGCGGCTGGCTGACCGAGATCAATGTGACCTCCCCCACCGGCATTCAGGAGCTGGAGCGATTCGACGGGATGAATATCGCCGAGAAGATCTGGCAGGCGATCGAGGCCAGATGCGCCGCGGAGTAG
- a CDS encoding histidine phosphatase family protein, whose translation MVTRWWWVRHGPTHATGFTGWRDLPADLSDHARIARLNAFLPQKALLISSDLVRASATADVLAAGRTRLPAHPGLREFNFGLWDGMPFNDVTASDPELSRIFWEAPGDIAPPEGESWHQLAARVAPVVSAFTAEHAGHDIVAVAHIGVIMTQIAMASGATPAEVLSHKIDNLSVTTLRHGPDGWQLGQINHTP comes from the coding sequence ATGGTGACCCGCTGGTGGTGGGTGCGCCACGGGCCGACCCATGCAACCGGATTTACCGGCTGGCGCGATCTGCCCGCCGATCTGTCCGACCACGCGCGGATCGCACGGCTGAACGCCTTTCTGCCGCAGAAGGCGCTGCTGATCTCCTCCGATCTTGTCCGGGCCAGCGCAACGGCGGATGTTCTGGCAGCTGGGCGTACCCGTCTGCCCGCGCATCCGGGTTTGAGAGAATTCAATTTCGGTCTCTGGGACGGGATGCCCTTCAATGATGTCACCGCAAGCGACCCGGAGCTTAGCCGCATATTCTGGGAAGCCCCGGGCGATATCGCCCCGCCAGAGGGGGAAAGCTGGCATCAGCTTGCGGCCCGCGTCGCCCCGGTGGTCAGCGCATTCACCGCAGAACATGCGGGCCATGACATTGTCGCGGTCGCCCATATCGGGGTGATCATGACCCAGATCGCCATGGCCTCGGGCGCAACCCCGGCAGAGGTTCTGAGCCACAAGATCGACAATCTTTCCGTCACCACCCTGCGGCACGGGCCGGATGGCTGGCAGCTGGGGCAGATCAATCACACCCCGTGA
- a CDS encoding glutathione S-transferase produces MTYSLLIADRSYSSWSLRGWLPFAAFDIPVEVSVTRLYDDRFARDVAEFAPGRTVPVVRTPEGGLLTDSMAIAWYLAEAFPDRGLLPDAPAARARALSLISEMHAGFTALRGACPMNLRTGWVGFEPSDAVRTDLKRLETIWSEALVAHSGPWLCGAYSLADVVFAPVATRIVTYDLPVSDQARAYVVHHLSHPAFRSWYEAGFTDGPEQSHYEMNLPRCPFPMPA; encoded by the coding sequence ATGACATATTCCCTTCTGATCGCTGATCGTTCCTATTCAAGCTGGTCCCTGCGTGGCTGGCTTCCTTTCGCCGCCTTTGACATCCCGGTCGAGGTTTCGGTCACCCGGCTTTATGATGACCGGTTTGCCCGGGATGTGGCCGAATTTGCACCCGGGCGCACCGTGCCTGTGGTGCGTACCCCCGAAGGCGGGCTTTTGACCGACAGCATGGCCATCGCCTGGTATCTGGCCGAAGCCTTTCCCGACCGGGGCCTTCTGCCCGATGCCCCTGCCGCCCGCGCCCGGGCCTTGAGCCTGATATCGGAAATGCATGCGGGCTTCACCGCGCTGCGCGGGGCCTGCCCGATGAACCTGCGCACCGGATGGGTCGGGTTTGAGCCATCTGACGCAGTGCGCACCGATCTGAAACGACTGGAAACGATCTGGTCCGAAGCCCTCGTCGCCCATAGTGGCCCATGGCTCTGCGGCGCCTATTCTCTGGCCGATGTGGTCTTTGCCCCGGTGGCCACGCGGATTGTGACCTATGATCTGCCCGTGTCAGACCAGGCACGGGCCTATGTCGTCCATCATCTCAGCCACCCGGCCTTCCGCAGCTGGTATGAGGCCGGGTTCACCGATGGGCCGGAACAATCCCATTACGAGATGAACCTGCCCCGCTGCCCGTTCCCGATGCCCGCCTGA
- the rsmI gene encoding 16S rRNA (cytidine(1402)-2'-O)-methyltransferase, with product MPDFPAGPGPAVYNTAASPARHVRLSPGLYFVATPIGAARDITLRGLDILLSADVIAAEDTRTARKLMDLHGVPLGDRPLIAYHDHNGPAQRPRLLAALGDGKSVAYVSEAGTPLVADPGYQLGRAAIEDGVSVMAAPGPSAALAALTVSGLPSDRFLFAGFPPGPGAAQKRFLEGLKEIDATLVLYESPKRVHRLLDVLDHVLGADRQIALCRELTKRFEEVIRGTITSVQEAIADRVLKGEIVLVIGRGQPVQASAEEIETALRAALKTLRVRDAATEVAEALGLPRRVVYQAALKLGDDG from the coding sequence ATGCCCGATTTCCCCGCCGGTCCCGGCCCCGCCGTCTATAACACCGCCGCCAGCCCCGCGCGCCATGTCCGGCTGTCGCCGGGGTTGTATTTTGTGGCGACCCCGATCGGGGCCGCGCGCGATATCACCCTGCGGGGACTGGATATTCTGCTCAGCGCCGATGTGATCGCGGCCGAAGATACGCGCACGGCCCGCAAGCTGATGGACTTGCATGGGGTGCCCCTTGGCGACAGGCCGCTTATCGCCTATCACGACCATAACGGACCGGCGCAGCGCCCGCGCCTGCTGGCGGCGCTGGGCGACGGGAAATCGGTGGCCTATGTTTCCGAGGCCGGAACGCCGCTGGTCGCCGATCCGGGCTATCAGCTGGGCCGTGCGGCGATTGAAGACGGGGTTTCGGTCATGGCCGCACCGGGACCATCGGCAGCACTTGCAGCGCTGACCGTGTCGGGGCTGCCAAGCGACCGGTTTCTTTTTGCAGGGTTCCCGCCCGGCCCGGGCGCGGCGCAAAAACGGTTTCTGGAAGGCCTGAAAGAGATCGACGCGACGCTTGTGCTTTATGAAAGCCCCAAACGTGTTCACCGATTGTTAGATGTTTTGGATCATGTTCTGGGGGCAGATCGGCAGATTGCCCTGTGCCGCGAACTGACCAAACGCTTTGAAGAGGTGATCCGCGGCACCATCACATCCGTGCAGGAGGCGATCGCAGATCGGGTATTGAAAGGTGAAATCGTGCTGGTGATCGGGCGGGGACAGCCCGTGCAAGCCAGCGCAGAGGAGATTGAGACCGCCTTGCGGGCGGCGCTGAAGACTCTGCGGGTCAGGGATGCCGCAACCGAAGTTGCGGAGGCGCTGGGTCTGCCGCGGCGCGTGGTCTATCAGGCGGCCCTCAAACTTGGAGATGACGGATGA
- a CDS encoding HesA/MoeB/ThiF family protein — MALVLILAAVILVIGHLMGAPWLARLYMLGLLYVAVLALQIMLPDGHPLRMATGESPALWLILGGAVLMILGYRAVLGRLRARAELVQAGMVQAGRAAPVSAPLFSGDELERYARHITLPDIGGRGQRALKEASVLVVGAGGLGSPVLLYLAAAGVGTIGVIDGDRVDLSNLQRQVIHTDQRQEMPKVFSAEVAIRALNPFVEVKPYHRELTAQIAAGLFAEYDLILDGTDSYASRDMINRAARASGRPVLAGAISAWEGQVTLYDPAGDAPCFACVFPNPPAPELAATCAETGVIGALPGVVGSMMALEAVKEITGAGQGLRGRMLIYDALHGETRVISLKRRADCAVCGAG, encoded by the coding sequence ATGGCGCTGGTGCTGATCCTGGCCGCTGTGATCCTTGTGATCGGTCATCTGATGGGCGCGCCCTGGCTGGCGCGCCTCTATATGCTGGGGCTGCTTTATGTGGCGGTTCTGGCCTTGCAGATTATGTTGCCGGATGGGCATCCGCTGCGCATGGCCACGGGCGAGAGCCCCGCGCTTTGGCTGATCCTCGGCGGTGCTGTTCTGATGATCCTGGGGTATCGCGCGGTGCTGGGCCGGTTGCGGGCCCGGGCAGAGCTGGTGCAGGCGGGGATGGTACAGGCCGGGCGGGCCGCCCCGGTTTCGGCCCCGTTGTTTTCCGGTGATGAACTGGAACGGTATGCCCGCCACATCACCCTGCCCGATATCGGCGGGCGCGGGCAGCGGGCGCTGAAAGAGGCAAGTGTGCTGGTTGTGGGGGCCGGGGGGCTGGGCTCGCCCGTGCTGTTATATCTGGCGGCGGCGGGGGTGGGGACCATCGGGGTGATTGATGGCGACCGGGTCGATCTGTCAAATCTGCAACGGCAGGTGATCCATACCGATCAGCGTCAGGAGATGCCGAAAGTGTTTTCGGCGGAGGTCGCGATCAGGGCGCTGAACCCGTTTGTGGAGGTCAAACCCTATCACCGGGAGCTGACGGCGCAGATCGCCGCAGGATTATTTGCGGAATATGACCTTATCCTTGACGGGACCGACAGCTATGCCAGCCGCGATATGATCAACCGCGCGGCGCGAGCAAGCGGCAGGCCGGTGCTGGCCGGGGCCATTTCTGCCTGGGAGGGGCAGGTGACACTCTATGACCCGGCGGGCGATGCGCCGTGTTTCGCCTGTGTCTTTCCCAACCCCCCCGCCCCGGAACTGGCGGCGACCTGTGCCGAGACCGGGGTGATCGGGGCATTGCCGGGGGTTGTGGGCAGTATGATGGCGCTGGAGGCGGTGAAGGAGATCACTGGCGCGGGGCAGGGTTTGCGTGGTCGGATGCTGATTTATGATGCGCTGCATGGCGAGACCCGGGTGATTTCGCTGAAACGGCGGGCGGATTGCGCAGTTTGCGGGGCGGGGTAG
- the dut gene encoding dUTP diphosphatase, whose protein sequence is MGVDVQVMREDWADAGVALPDYATAGAAGADLRANFAEAERAQGMILQPMERRIVPTGLRVALPAGFEMQIRPRSGLALKHGISLPNTPGTIDSDYRGPLGVLLVNFGDRAFAIAHGDRIAQAIIAPVVQARFQLVIGLEETARGGGGFGSTGIG, encoded by the coding sequence ATGGGCGTTGATGTTCAGGTGATGCGGGAAGACTGGGCCGATGCCGGGGTGGCCTTGCCCGATTATGCGACGGCGGGGGCGGCGGGCGCGGATTTGCGGGCCAATTTTGCCGAGGCGGAGCGGGCGCAGGGGATGATCCTGCAGCCGATGGAGCGGCGGATCGTGCCCACCGGATTGCGGGTGGCCCTGCCTGCGGGGTTCGAGATGCAGATCCGGCCCCGGTCGGGGCTGGCGCTGAAACACGGGATCAGCCTGCCCAACACCCCGGGGACGATTGACAGCGATTATCGCGGACCCCTTGGGGTGTTGCTGGTGAATTTCGGCGACCGGGCGTTTGCGATTGCCCATGGGGACCGGATTGCCCAGGCGATCATCGCGCCGGTGGTGCAGGCGCGGTTTCAGCTTGTGATTGGTCTGGAGGAGACGGCACGCGGGGGTGGCGGGTTTGGCTCCACCGGCATCGGCTGA
- a CDS encoding penicillin-binding protein activator, producing the protein MISALRRFRKPFRLLSVFTLTGFLAGCQMGVPSGGPSGPRVSGQTIEVAMLLPYGSANAGDDLVARSLENAARMALTEVQGVDINLTVYNTAASASQAASVAQQAVNAGADVILGPLRSDAAAAVGVAVARANINVLSFSNNTEIAGGNVFVLGHTYDNTAARVVGYAASQGRNRVLILHARNLAGEVAREAVERAVFSTGVTITGRVGYEFSQNGVVDALPEVMSAIRSTDTNALILTADASGALPLFSQLLPENGLDTEETRVIGLARWDAPPQTLELSGLQGGWFALPDPAAAAGFEARYAAANGDPPHVLAAIGYDAMRAVAETAASQGRLGAADLTASSGFNGANGVFRLRSDGTNQRAMAIAQVQNNQVTVIDPAPRRLGPAGF; encoded by the coding sequence ATGATCTCTGCTTTGCGTCGCTTCCGCAAGCCGTTCCGGCTGCTTTCCGTTTTCACCCTGACAGGATTTCTGGCGGGTTGCCAGATGGGTGTCCCCTCAGGCGGGCCAAGCGGCCCCAGGGTCTCGGGCCAGACCATCGAGGTGGCGATGCTGTTGCCTTATGGCTCGGCCAATGCCGGTGACGATCTGGTGGCGCGCAGCCTGGAAAATGCCGCGCGCATGGCGCTCACAGAGGTGCAGGGTGTCGACATCAACCTGACCGTCTATAACACCGCCGCCAGCGCCTCGCAGGCGGCCTCGGTCGCGCAGCAGGCGGTGAACGCGGGGGCCGATGTGATCCTCGGGCCGCTGCGTTCAGACGCTGCTGCCGCGGTCGGCGTGGCCGTGGCCCGCGCCAATATCAACGTGCTCAGCTTTTCCAACAACACCGAGATCGCGGGCGGCAATGTCTTTGTTCTGGGGCATACCTATGACAATACCGCTGCAAGGGTCGTCGGCTATGCGGCCTCTCAGGGGCGCAACCGGGTGTTGATCCTGCATGCGCGCAATCTGGCAGGCGAAGTCGCGCGCGAAGCCGTTGAACGTGCTGTTTTCAGTACCGGTGTCACCATCACCGGACGTGTGGGGTATGAGTTTTCCCAGAACGGCGTGGTTGATGCCCTGCCGGAGGTGATGAGCGCGATCCGCTCCACCGACACCAATGCGCTGATCCTGACCGCCGATGCATCCGGCGCCCTGCCGCTTTTCTCGCAGCTTCTGCCCGAAAACGGGCTGGATACGGAAGAGACCCGGGTGATCGGGCTGGCACGGTGGGATGCACCGCCGCAGACCCTGGAACTGTCGGGCCTGCAGGGCGGCTGGTTTGCCCTGCCCGACCCTGCAGCCGCCGCCGGTTTCGAGGCGCGCTATGCCGCCGCGAACGGGGACCCGCCCCATGTTCTGGCCGCGATCGGCTATGACGCGATGCGGGCGGTGGCCGAGACCGCCGCCAGTCAGGGGCGTCTGGGTGCGGCGGATCTGACTGCATCCTCTGGCTTTAACGGGGCGAACGGGGTATTCCGCCTCAGAAGCGATGGCACCAACCAGCGGGCCATGGCCATTGCGCAAGTGCAAAACAACCAGGTGACCGTGATTGACCCTGCCCCAAGACGCCTTGGACCTGCCGGGTTCTGA
- a CDS encoding RNA polymerase factor sigma-32: MALDMVGNPSFMRRAMRAELLDADTELRLAYAWRDHRDEAALHRLITAYMRLAISMAAKFKRYGAPMNDLVQEAGLGLMKAAERFDPDRGVRFSTYAVWWIKASVQDYVMRNWSMVRTGSTSSQKSLFFNMRRVQARLEREAMAAGQPLDKHQLRQMISTEVGVPLNDVEMMEGRLSGSDYSLNATQSAEDEGREWIDALEDDSAQAAELVEHAHDTKQLRDWLITAMNALNERERYIVRERKLRDKPRTLESLGDEMGLSKERVRQLETAAFGKMRKTLEAQSTEVLSFFAA, translated from the coding sequence ATGGCTTTGGATATGGTTGGAAATCCGTCATTCATGCGCCGCGCGATGCGGGCGGAACTGCTGGATGCGGATACGGAATTGCGTCTGGCCTATGCCTGGCGGGACCACCGGGATGAAGCGGCACTGCACCGGCTGATCACAGCCTATATGCGGCTGGCAATCTCGATGGCGGCGAAATTCAAACGCTACGGCGCCCCGATGAATGATCTGGTGCAGGAGGCCGGTCTGGGCCTGATGAAGGCGGCGGAACGGTTTGACCCCGATCGCGGTGTGCGGTTTTCGACCTATGCGGTCTGGTGGATCAAAGCTTCGGTCCAGGATTATGTGATGCGCAACTGGTCGATGGTCAGGACCGGATCGACCAGCAGCCAGAAATCCCTGTTTTTCAACATGCGCCGGGTGCAGGCCCGGCTGGAACGCGAGGCCATGGCTGCCGGTCAGCCATTGGACAAACATCAGTTGCGGCAGATGATCTCGACCGAGGTGGGGGTGCCGCTCAACGATGTGGAGATGATGGAGGGCCGCCTGTCGGGGTCTGATTATTCCCTGAATGCGACGCAATCCGCCGAGGATGAGGGGCGGGAATGGATCGACGCGCTGGAGGATGACAGTGCGCAGGCCGCAGAACTGGTGGAACATGCCCATGATACCAAACAGCTGCGCGACTGGCTGATCACCGCGATGAATGCCCTGAACGAGCGGGAGCGCTATATCGTGCGGGAACGGAAATTGCGCGACAAGCCGCGGACTTTGGAAAGCCTGGGTGATGAGATGGGCCTGTCGAAGGAACGTGTGCGCCAGCTGGAGACGGCGGCCTTTGGCAAGATGCGCAAAACCCTGGAAGCACAGTCGACAGAGGTTCTGTCTTTCTTCGCCGCGTGA
- the cobU gene encoding bifunctional adenosylcobinamide kinase/adenosylcobinamide-phosphate guanylyltransferase encodes MPLPSLSLVIGGASSGKSAFAERLVRHSDLAKVYLATAQAFDADMQARIEAHRKARAGQGWRTVEAPLEVAPALATLETEEIALVDCATLWLSNVMLAGLDWADQADQLIEVMLQTEAPVVVVSNEVGQGIVPDTRLGRDFRDAQGRMNQHMAAKAGLVVQVTVGLPHVLKGALPGLDTPW; translated from the coding sequence TTGCCTCTGCCTTCTCTCAGCCTTGTCATCGGGGGCGCGTCTTCGGGCAAATCCGCCTTTGCCGAACGTCTGGTCCGGCACAGTGATCTGGCCAAGGTCTATCTGGCCACCGCACAGGCGTTTGACGCAGATATGCAGGCCAGGATCGAGGCACATCGCAAGGCGCGCGCCGGTCAGGGCTGGCGCACGGTCGAGGCCCCGCTTGAGGTCGCCCCGGCCCTGGCCACACTGGAAACCGAAGAGATCGCACTGGTCGATTGCGCCACGCTCTGGCTCAGCAATGTGATGCTGGCAGGGCTGGACTGGGCGGATCAGGCCGATCAGCTGATCGAGGTGATGCTGCAAACCGAGGCGCCGGTGGTTGTGGTCAGCAACGAGGTCGGTCAGGGCATTGTGCCCGACACCCGCCTTGGCCGCGACTTTCGCGATGCGCAAGGGCGCATGAACCAGCACATGGCCGCAAAGGCCGGGCTGGTGGTGCAGGTCACCGTCGGATTGCCCCATGTCCTGAAAGGCGCGCTGCCGGGCCTGGATACCCCATGGTGA
- a CDS encoding YifB family Mg chelatase-like AAA ATPase produces MLDTARPDTLAKTHTVAFEGLEAKRVEVQCAVTPGLPAFAIVGLPDKAVSEARERVRTALSAMAIALPSKRITINLSPADLPKEGSHFDLPIALAVLAALGIVPRETVEEAVALGELSLDGTLVGVIGALPAALAAGEDNRALLCPAACGAEAAWVGATPVFAAASLARMIAHLTDRSPLSPATPGEIRQESSPKDLREVRGQERAKRALEIAAAGRHHLLMVGPPGSGKSMLAARLPGLLPPLSAAEALETSMIQSLAGLLDEGGISRSRPYRAPHHTASMAAIVGGGRGAKPGEISLAHNGVLFLDEFPEYPRTVLETLRQPIETGDVVVARANAHVTYPCRFLLIAAANPCRCGHLYDANQACGRAPLCGDDYLGKISGPLMDRFDLRLEVPPVGYADLDLPPSGEDSATIAKRIATARTRQETRFAALGVAARCNADAEGDLLDAIATPDVEGKDLLAKAAEHFHLSARGYHRIRRVARTIADLDGDKDVGAPHIAEAIGFRLIGTGE; encoded by the coding sequence ATGCTGGACACCGCCCGCCCCGACACGCTTGCCAAAACCCATACCGTTGCTTTTGAAGGGCTTGAGGCAAAGCGTGTCGAGGTTCAGTGCGCCGTCACCCCCGGCCTGCCCGCATTCGCCATTGTCGGCCTGCCGGACAAGGCGGTCTCGGAAGCCCGTGAACGGGTGCGCACAGCGCTTTCCGCCATGGCCATCGCCCTGCCGTCGAAACGGATCACCATCAACCTGTCGCCTGCGGACCTGCCGAAAGAGGGGTCTCATTTCGACCTGCCGATTGCCCTGGCCGTGCTCGCCGCCCTGGGTATCGTGCCCCGCGAAACCGTGGAAGAGGCCGTGGCCCTTGGTGAATTGTCGCTGGACGGCACGCTTGTGGGCGTGATCGGCGCGCTGCCAGCGGCCCTTGCCGCAGGGGAAGATAACAGGGCACTGCTCTGCCCCGCCGCCTGCGGGGCAGAGGCCGCCTGGGTCGGGGCCACACCGGTTTTCGCCGCCGCATCGCTTGCCCGGATGATTGCCCATCTGACCGACCGCAGCCCGCTTTCCCCCGCCACGCCGGGAGAGATCAGGCAGGAGAGCTCACCAAAAGACCTGCGCGAAGTCCGGGGCCAGGAACGCGCCAAACGTGCGCTTGAAATTGCGGCCGCAGGGCGTCACCACCTGTTGATGGTTGGCCCGCCCGGGTCGGGCAAATCCATGCTGGCCGCGCGCCTGCCGGGGCTTTTGCCGCCTCTTTCTGCCGCCGAGGCGCTGGAAACCTCAATGATCCAGTCGCTGGCGGGTCTACTGGACGAGGGTGGCATCTCCCGCAGCCGCCCCTATCGCGCGCCGCATCACACCGCCTCGATGGCCGCCATTGTCGGCGGCGGGCGCGGTGCGAAACCCGGCGAGATCAGCCTGGCTCATAACGGCGTTCTGTTTCTTGACGAGTTCCCGGAATATCCCCGCACGGTGCTGGAAACCCTGCGCCAGCCGATTGAAACCGGCGATGTGGTCGTTGCCCGCGCCAATGCCCATGTCACCTATCCCTGCCGGTTCCTGCTGATCGCCGCCGCCAATCCCTGCCGCTGCGGGCATCTTTACGATGCCAATCAGGCCTGCGGACGGGCACCACTTTGTGGTGACGATTATCTTGGCAAAATCTCCGGCCCGCTGATGGACCGGTTCGATCTGCGGCTGGAAGTTCCGCCCGTGGGTTATGCCGATCTGGATCTGCCACCCTCCGGCGAAGACAGCGCCACAATCGCCAAGCGCATCGCCACGGCGCGGACCCGGCAGGAAACCCGCTTTGCCGCCCTTGGCGTTGCGGCCCGCTGCAATGCGGATGCCGAGGGGGATCTGCTGGACGCGATCGCGACACCGGATGTTGAGGGGAAAGACCTGCTTGCCAAAGCGGCAGAGCACTTTCATCTTTCGGCGCGCGGATATCACCGCATCCGCCGGGTGGCCCGCACCATTGCCGATCTGGACGGCGATAAGGATGTGGGCGCACCACATATCGCCGAGGCCATCGGTTTCCGGCTGATCGGAACCGGGGAGTGA
- a CDS encoding YraN family protein has translation MNGRINNLAGKAAEEQVAAQYVRSGHVILSRRWRGRAGEIDLVTTKDGETIFVEVKKSRSFARAAERLSRRQMRRIYSSASDYLGHLPRGQNSDARFDVALVNDLGAIEIIENALCA, from the coding sequence ATGAATGGACGGATCAATAATCTTGCGGGCAAAGCCGCCGAGGAACAGGTGGCGGCGCAATATGTGCGGTCCGGCCATGTGATTCTGTCGCGCCGCTGGCGCGGACGGGCCGGTGAAATTGATCTGGTGACCACGAAAGATGGCGAAACGATTTTCGTGGAGGTCAAGAAAAGCCGCAGTTTTGCCCGTGCTGCAGAGCGGCTGTCGCGGCGGCAGATGCGCCGGATCTATAGCAGCGCATCAGACTATCTTGGTCATCTGCCCCGGGGGCAGAACAGTGATGCCCGGTTTGATGTGGCATTGGTGAATGATCTGGGCGCAATAGAGATTATCGAAAACGCCCTTTGCGCCTGA
- the coaBC gene encoding bifunctional phosphopantothenoylcysteine decarboxylase/phosphopantothenate--cysteine ligase CoaBC, producing the protein MLTGKRILLIIGGGIAAYKSLDLIRRLRDQGADVVPVLTKAAEQFVTPLSVSALAAQKVYRDLFDLTDEAEMGHIELSRAADLVVVAPATADLMAKMAGGHANDLASTLLMATDKCVLIAPAMNVRMWEHPATRRNLAVLRGDDVLVVGPDEGHMACGEFGPGRMSEVPDIVAAIGAALGEGPLKGRHVIVTSGPTHEPIDPVRYIANRSSGAQGAALAVALRDLGAQVSFVTGPAAVAPPDGVAVAQVETAREMDQAVRAALPADAAVFAAAVADWRVENAADQKMKKGAGGMPVLEFAENPDILAGVAQMSKGRPALVVGFAAETEDVVAFAQAKLARKGCDWIVANDVSPGTGIMGGAENAVHLITADGVEEWPRMAKGAVAARLAARIAEALGAG; encoded by the coding sequence ATGCTGACGGGCAAACGTATTTTATTGATCATCGGGGGTGGCATCGCGGCCTATAAGTCGCTGGATCTGATCCGGCGATTGCGGGATCAGGGGGCCGATGTGGTGCCGGTTCTGACCAAGGCGGCAGAACAGTTCGTGACGCCTTTGAGCGTGTCGGCGCTGGCGGCGCAGAAAGTGTATCGGGACCTGTTCGATCTGACCGATGAGGCGGAGATGGGACATATTGAGCTGTCCCGCGCCGCCGATCTGGTGGTTGTGGCCCCTGCCACCGCTGATCTGATGGCGAAAATGGCGGGGGGGCATGCGAATGATCTGGCCTCGACCCTGCTGATGGCCACGGATAAGTGCGTGCTGATCGCGCCAGCGATGAATGTGCGGATGTGGGAGCATCCGGCGACAAGGCGCAATCTGGCGGTGTTGCGGGGCGATGACGTGCTGGTTGTGGGGCCTGATGAGGGCCATATGGCCTGTGGCGAGTTCGGGCCGGGGCGGATGTCGGAGGTGCCTGATATCGTGGCCGCCATCGGTGCCGCCCTGGGGGAGGGGCCTCTGAAAGGCCGCCATGTGATCGTGACCTCGGGCCCGACCCATGAACCGATTGACCCGGTGCGCTATATCGCCAACCGGTCCTCCGGTGCGCAGGGCGCGGCGCTGGCGGTGGCATTGCGCGATCTGGGCGCGCAGGTAAGTTTTGTCACCGGACCGGCAGCGGTTGCGCCGCCTGACGGCGTCGCGGTGGCGCAGGTGGAGACGGCGCGCGAGATGGACCAGGCGGTGCGCGCGGCCCTGCCAGCGGATGCAGCGGTTTTTGCCGCTGCGGTGGCGGATTGGCGGGTGGAAAACGCGGCGGATCAGAAGATGAAGAAAGGGGCCGGCGGGATGCCGGTGCTGGAATTTGCCGAGAACCCGGACATTCTGGCCGGGGTGGCGCAGATGTCAAAGGGGCGACCTGCGCTGGTTGTGGGCTTTGCGGCGGAGACCGAGGATGTGGTGGCTTTCGCACAGGCGAAGCTGGCGCGGAAAGGTTGTGACTGGATCGTGGCCAATGATGTCTCACCCGGGACCGGGATCATGGGCGGGGCGGAAAATGCGGTGCATCTGATCACCGCAGATGGTGTCGAGGAGTGGCCGCGTATGGCCAAGGGGGCGGTTGCGGCGCGGCTGGCGGCGCGGATTGCCGAGGCGTTGGGGGCGGGGTGA